A genomic segment from Fusarium fujikuroi IMI 58289 draft genome, chromosome FFUJ_chr04 encodes:
- a CDS encoding related to BTB/POZ domain-containing protein, translating to MTSIASSDAGNLTVEPLSERNVSRIPLILPHERVFPIQIGSELFKLSGASLSSDAPSYFSQYFVCQLESAKERNDESNAAIRTLYIDRDPAIFRDISLHLQGYHVQPRDGEHFVRLFSDAQFYSLPKLISQLYEESIFISIGHREFQIPREIFNDPGNSPNYFSLGFAAFFSRPDDLFPGLDREGLIRPPSILPPSVPKRSADTFAELLHFLRGYPIRIRDEAHRQDLLSDARYFHFKGLEQRLIPHSLSYNQATRRDEIVLRLENIQKSGVSVFISNTDPLTGFVQYARPYVDEKPAELVLEIGGETTKLHFSGSNARAEFFRDTKARVAKLFELVSSKLNFHQAIKTEHLTNNGQLTNLGNALLKEDLVRIVLEPESAIILDGKDYLEDFISAAASDSSANEYPRKRKRADGDSGDEEWVVTTGQWRLRIQNAPNGRGVECILVAAKLDAMRSQLSRNMSRSFLGS from the exons ATGACCTCAATCGCTTCCTCTGATGCTGGAAATTTGACTGTCGAGCCACTGTCAGAGCGCAATGTCTCTCGGATCCCGCTTATTCTGCCTCATGAGCGCGTCTTTCCAATCCAGATCGGCAGCGAATTGTTTAAGCTCTCGGGGGCATCGTTATCCTCTGACG CACCTTCATACTTCTCTCAATACTTTGTTTGCCAGTTGGAATCGGCAAAAGAACGAAACGACGAGTCGAACGCGGCTATCCGAACGCTTTACATCGATCGCGATCCAGCTATCTTTCGCGATatctctcttcatcttcagggcTACCATGTACAGCCTCGCGACGGCGAGCATTTTGTGCGTCTGTTTTCAGATGCACAATTCTATAGCT TGCCCAAGCTAATCTCTCAGCTTTACGAGGAGAGTATCTTTATCTCCATCGGCCATCGCGAGTTTCAGATTCCTCGTGAGATCTTCAACGACCCAGGAAATTCCCCGAACTACTTCTCCCTTGGCTTCGCAGCTTTTTTCTCTCGCCCGGATGATCTCTTCCCTGGTCTTGACCGCGAAGGCCTAATCCGTCCACCCTCGATCCTCCCTCCTTCGGTTCCGAAGCGCAGCGCTGATACATTTGCTGAGCTCCTACACTTTCTCCGAGGATATCCTATTCGAATACGTGATGAAGCACACCGCCAGGATCTCCTCAGCGATGCGCGCTACTTTCATTTTAAGGGCCTTGAGCAGCGCCTTATCCCACATTCGTTAAGTTACAATCAAGCCACGAGACGTGACGAGATTGTCCTTCGTCTTGAGAACATACAGAAGAGTGGTGTTAGTGTCTTTATCAGCAATACAGACCCGTTGACCGGTTTTGTGCAATACGCTCGACCTTATGTAGACGAGAAGCCTGCTGAGCTGGTCCTTGAAATTGGCGGCGAAACAACCAAGCTTCATTTCTCAGGAAGTAATGCTAGGGCAGAATTCTTCAGAGACACCAAAGCACGAGTTGCAAAGTTGTTTGAGCTTGTCTCATCAAAGCTAAACTTTCACCAAGCGATCAAAACTGAAcatctcaccaacaacgGACAGTTGACAAACCTCGGAAACGCACTATTAAAGGAAGATCTTGTTCGTATAGTCCTGGAGCCCGAATCCGCCATTATTCTCGATGGGAAGGACTATCTCGAGGATTTCATCAGTGCCGCGGCGTCCGACTCTTCCGCAAACGAATACCCCCGGAAGCGAAAGCGAGCAGATGGTGACTCAGGCGATGAGGAGTGGGTTGTCACAACAGGGCAATGGAGGTTACGCATTCAGAATGCACCAAACGGCAGGGGTGTTGAATGTATTCTTGTTGCAGCGAAGCTTGATGCAATGCGCTCGCAATTGTCGCGCAACATGTCAAGGAGCTTTCTGGGAAGCTAA
- a CDS encoding related to replication factor C chain Rfc3: protein MSDIGDEMDVDVPVVSKDVIFSSEAKQGKRSAANLPVEAEDSLPWVEKYRPNTLEDVSGHQDILATINKFIDQNRLPHLLLYGPPGTGKTSTILALARRIYGAANMRQMVLELNASDDRGIDVVREQIKTFASTKQIFSMGGTSARSGNSMAGFKLIVLDEADAMTSTAQMALRRIMEKYTTNTRFCIIANYSHKLSPALLSRCTRFRFSPLKEGDIRVLVDKVVEEEHVRIGGEAVDALVKLSKGDMRRALNVLQACHASSTPLRAKDAPKVPDSEIERENITTETIYNCIAAPPPDAIKEIVSTLLKTSDVTSCLNTISALKVSRGLALADIITALSEELVKLEVGPEVMITWLDGLANIEHRVAGGGSELIQTGAVVGVVRNGVELMSR, encoded by the exons ATGTCCGATAttggggatgagatggacgTTGATGTCCCCGTTGTCAGCAAAGATGTGATATTTTCCTCTGAAGCCAAGCAAGGCAAGCGAAGTGCTGCCAATCTGccagttgaggctgaggatagTCTCCCTTG GGTTGAAAAGTACCGCCCAAACACCCTCGAAGACGTCTCGGGCCATCAAGATATCCTCGCTACTATCAACAAATTCATCGATCAGAATCGTCTCCCCCATCTACTCCTCTACGGTCCGCCAGGCACTGGAAAGACGTCGACAATTCTGGCCCTTGCTCGTCGTATCTACGGAGCTGCGAATATGCGCCAAATGGTGCTCGAACTCAATGCCTCAGATGACCGTGGCATCGATGTAGTGCGAGAGCAGATCAAGACATTTGCCAGTACCAAACAGATCTTCTCCATGGGTGGCACATCTGCCCGCTCAGGCAACTCGATGGCTGGATTTAAGCTCATTGTTCTGGATGAGGCTGATGCTATGACGAGCACAGCCCAAATGGCTCTACGACGAATAATGGAGAAgtacaccaccaacacacGGTTCTGTATCATTGCAAACTATTCCCACAAGCTTAGCCCAGCGCTGCTGAGTCGATGTACACGGTTTCGCTTCAGTCCGCTAAAGGAGGGCGACATTAGGGTGCTAGTTGATaaggtggtggaggaggagcatgTTAGGATTGGCGGAGAGGCAGTTGATGCGCTGGTGAAGCTGAGCAAGGGTGATATGCGAAGAGCACTGAACGTTCTACAGGCCTGTCACGCATCAA GTACACCATTGCGAGCGAAGGATGCACCCAAAGTACCTGACAGCGAAATTGAACGCGAAAATATCACAACGGAGACTATTTATAACTGCATTGCGGCACCCCCACCCGATGCCATCAAAGAGATTGTGTCGACGCTGCTTAAGACATCGGATGTCACAAGTTGTCTAAACACTATCAGCGCTCTCAAGGTGTCGCGAGGTCTTGCGCTGGCTGATATTATCACAGCGCTCTCCGAGGAGTTGGTGAAGCTAGAGGTTGGTCCTGAGGTGATGATCACCTGGCTGGATGGTCTCGCCAACATCGAGCATAGAGTCGCCGGTGGAGGCAGTGAGTTGATCCAGACTGGAGCAGTCGTTGGAGTTGTCCGAAACggagttgagttgatgagcAGATAG
- a CDS encoding related to sphingoid base-phosphate phosphatase, with the protein MSDPQRDAPPLSAHIPAATTTTTVLPTTNGSAKGDDVPDAGLRSLDHYKRALPKWRYNLRQQMLPLIRWETPYLAWMQEKLRTPALDSYFAITANLGTHTFFMIGLPICFWCGYAAFGKGLVHILALGVFWTGFIKDFYSLPRPLSPPLHRITMSGSAALEYGFPSTHSANAVSVAVYALLILRSPDNTLAPTTKFALECLSYFYAASIIFGRLYCGMHGFLDVIVGSIMGAAISLLEFYYGPPLDEYMHSSSWAAPLVAALVILVLVRIHPEPADDCPCYDDSVAFAGVVIGLEFGTWTYGKIALDPWETHAHGGGSVDITHLGLAANVARIVFGVLVVFAWRETMKPLLLKLLPHLFRIFEQVGVNMPRRFFTPASKYKTVPTGSRIDTLFPSPSDFPRMVESIRNPTTRGRSVSIGPQSAADAYETLAYRERKRRESVSSNHSLKSKSSNLELQTTHEDYSGKGAQASGAQANRIVEFEQMMGTGEVVTTPAADDDRVEIFVTGTEDGLGEREMFSQLIKPRVRYDVEVVTKLVVYTGIAWFAVAIIPIMFEIVGLGTNQLRER; encoded by the exons ATGAGCGACCCTCAACGCGATGCCCCGCCGTTGAGCGCCCACATTCCCGCTGccaccacgaccacgacGGTTCTGCCTACGACAAACGGCTCTGCCAAAGGCGATGACGTTCCCGATGCCGGACTGAGAAGTCTCGATCACT ACAAGCGCGCCCTGCCAAAATGGCGGTACAATCTGCGCCAACAGATGCTGCCTCTGATCCGCTGGGAGACACCGTACCTTGCGTGGATGCAAGAGAAGTTGCGGACTCCAGCTCTCGATAGCTACTTCGCCATCACTGCCAACCTCGGAACCCATACCTTCTTCATGATCGGATTACCCATCTGCTTCTGGTGTGGTTATGCAGCATTTGGCAAGGG ACTAGTGCATATTCTTGCGCTCGGTGTCTTCTGGACTGGCTTTATCAAGGACTTCTACTCTCTCCCACGACCACTCTCGCCTCCTTTGCACCGGATCACGATGTCTGGTTCTGCAGCCCTCGAATATGGTTTCCCTTCGACCCATAGCGCCAATGCTGTATCTGTCGCCGTCTATGCGCTTCTGATACTACGCAGTCCCGATAACACGCTAGCTCCAACCACCAAGTTCGCACTCGAATGCCTCTCGTACTTTTACGCTGCTTCGATCATATTTGGGCGCTTGTACTGTGGCATGCATGGCTTCCTAGACGTAATTGTCGGGTCTATCATGGGTGCCGCTATTTCTCTGCTCGAATTCTACTACGGACCTCCCCTGGATGAATATATGCACTCCAGCTCTTGGGCTGCGCCTCTCGTAGCTGCCTTGGTTATTCTTGTACTCGTGCGCATTCACCCTGAGCCGGCAGACGACTGTCCATGTTACGATGACAGTGTTGCctttgctggtgttgttATTGGCCTCGAATTCGGCACTTGGACGTACGGCAAGATTGCGCTAGATCCTTGGGAGACTCATGCGCATGGTGGAGGATCTGTGGATATTACGCACCTGGGATTGGCTGCCAACGTAGCCAGGATCGTTTTCGGCGTTCTTGTCGTCTTTGCGTGGCGCGAGACGATGAAGCCTCTACTGCTTAAGCTCTTGCCTCATCTATTCCGAATATTTGAACAGGTTGGGGTGAACATGCCTCGACGATTCTTCACTCCTGCCAGTAAGTACAAGACTGTACCAACAGGCTCTCGTATCGATACACTTTTCCCTTCGCCGTCCGACTTCCCACGCATGGTCGAGAGTATCCGAAACCCTACCACCCGAGGTCGCTCTGTGTCAATTGGTCCTCAGAGTGCCGCAGATGCATACGAGACCTTGGCGTATAGAGAGCGCAAGCGACGCGAGAGTGTCAGCAGTAACCATAGCCTGAAGAGCAAGTCAAGCAACCTGGAGCTCCAGACCACGCATGAAGACTATTCTGGCAAGGGAGCTCAAGCGTCTGGTGCACAGGCAAACCGAATCGTCGAATTCGAGCAGATGATGGGAACCGGCGAAGTTGTGACAACACCAGCCGCCGATGATGATCGGGTTGAGATCTTTGTTACGGGCACCGAGGACGGGTTGGGAGAGCGCGAGATGTTCTCGCAACTAATCAAACCTCGTGTGCGATACGACGTCGAGGTCGTGACTAAGCTCGTGGTTTACACCG GAATTGCTTGGTTTGCAGTGGCTATTATCCCCATAATGTTTGAGATTGTGGGCTTGGGGACGAATCAGTTACGTGAACGAtga
- a CDS encoding putative 3-oxoacyl-(acyl-carrier-protein) reductase, which yields MSFSLRGKHAIVVGGTGTLGFRIASALADRGSVVTIMSRNAVDDRQVLESRLKPFEPLPYMENFEGSRRPTEHQFKRLDVQRIDIFKGLFPSLGPVDVLVNCAGTSQASALKRTGEEEIQRILNLNLRATILASKYAKLTPHGCIINVSSLMATKMGAGAAVYAASKAGVIAFTRALALEYKSRSVRVNTLLPGWIQSPMWNELPETAREAYLKQCPLGRLGTPDEVADAAMFLITNRFANNCVLNLDGGLSAN from the exons ATGTCCTTCTCTCTCCGCGGTAAACATGCCATCGTGGTCGGAGGTACCGGTACGCTGGGCTTCCGTATCGCGAGCGCGCTTGCAGACCGCGGGTCTGTTGTAACCATCATGAGCCGCAACGCCGTTGATGATCGCCAAGTCCTTGAATCCAGACTCAAACCCTTTGAGCCTCTCCCGTACATGGAGAACTTCGAGGGCAGTAGGCGCCCAACAGAGCACCAATTCAAACGCCTGGATGTTCAAAGGATAGACATTTTCAAGGGTCTATTTCCCAGTCTAGGCCCCGTTGATGTCCTCGTCAACTGTGCTGGCACCAGTCAAGCGTCGGCGCTCAAAAGAACCGGCGAAGAGGAAATTCAACGGATTCTTAATCTCAACCTCCGGGCGACTATTCTCGCCTCTAAATATGCCAAATTAACCCCTCATG GATGCATCATCAATGTTTCAAGTCTTATGGCTACCAAAAtgggtgctggtgctgcagTATACGCCGCTTCAAAAGCAGGTGTCATTG CTTTCACCCGTGCCCTAGCCCTTGAGTATAAAAGTCGCTCTGTCCGCGTCAACACATTGTTGCCGGGCTGGATACAGAGTCCAATGTGGAATG AACTTCCTGAGACTGCTCGTGAAGCTTACCTCAAGCAGTGTCCCTTGGGTCGTTTGGGCACGCCCGATGAGGTAGCCGACGCTGCCATGTTTTTGATAACCAACCGTTTCGCCAACAATTGCGTGCTGAACCTGGATGGTGGCTTAAGCGCCAACTAG